The following DNA comes from Anastrepha obliqua isolate idAnaObli1 chromosome 1, idAnaObli1_1.0, whole genome shotgun sequence.
TCTAAAAAtacaactacaaaaacaataacaacaaaaatactacGCGCTAAGACACAGTGGCAAGAACAGGTTGCTCTATGAATTGTTGTTGTGTATCGGTGAATCTCAACCATTTCTGTGTGATGCTAAAAATTTACGACAAGCCTCCAGACTATGGCGACTCAAGTAGTTCTCCTGACTAAACGCCTTCGTACACTGCGGGCACTGATAACTCCAATTGTGATGTCCCTTGGTGCGTTGATGAGCGCGCAAATTCGAGCTACAATTAAATTGGAAAATGAATTCAAAATCTGTCTATCCATCCACttttcataatttctatattccGTCGTTCATATTTACTACTTACCGATCAGCGAAACGCTTCTGGCACGCCTCGACCGGGCACACGAATGGCTTCTCGCCAGTATGCAGACGCATATGGCCATGCAACACCCATGGCCGATCGAACTTTTTGTGGCACTGTTCGCATTCGTAGCTCTTCTCGAGATGTTTATTGCGGCGCCGCTTATTCAGCTCGGGCACTGCGAATTCAAAGTCGTGCGATTCCCTTGTAGCTGCCAAACTTTTGGGCGTTTCATGCACATATTTCTGCGCAGGTTGTTCGGGCAGCTCCTTTTTCACACTGTACCCACCAAGAGAGGCCTGATACGTTGCAACCGACGTTGTCACCGTCGTCAATGTGCTGGATGTCGTCGATATGTTCGCCGCCAACGGTTGGCCAATGGATGGTGATTTGCTACTGACGGCTTGACTTTTACGCATTGTCGATTCTGCATTGTTGATGTGTCCATTGCCCGTTTGTGTGAATGATGCGTGCGTTTGCCCCTCATCCGCATCAAGTGCCTTCCAGTAGACGTGGCTGAATGTGCCTTTTGAGTTGTGGCCGGAATAACGTTCCATAAGCGGCGTATCCAAAATCATTTCGAGTTCATAGCGCGTTGTCATCGGTATCGAATCACTGTCATACCTTtgaagtgttttgtttttttttttttgttattttatagagtacaaaatattttccaagtttttttttgtttttgtatgtacatttgtgtatgagaaacaaaaagaaaaaaatatgtttgtatgtgtgcatttacGTGAATCTAACAACCTGCGCTTGTGCGGCTGCAAGCAGAGCGTGCGCTTCGGTTGAGGCTTACCAATCGGAGGAAGGCAGCGATTTCTTATGCTTTGCCTTCGTCTTGTTCTTCTTCTCGACCATCGGCTTCGGCGTGGCAATGTAGTAGGTGCGCTTCAGTTTCGGTAGCTTGGCAATTTTCGGAAAAATCGGAATGCGTCGAAAGACATCTGCGCAGCAAAAAAGTGTGGCAATTGAAAATCAGTTTGATAATTTTGATTCAGATGCAACTCGCTTACCATCCAGTGCCTCGTTGACGCGGATTTTTGCGTAATTGTAGCGTTGTGAGAAAATGCTGCGCACCATCTTCTGCGTAAAtgctttgctttaattttatccTGCGTCGTTCACTGCTGaatggaaataaaattcaaattttctcgaaaacttttttttgtcttttttttgcaGCTACTTgagaaatatttactttgtgtGAAAAATTCATGGCCAACTAGGTTagcgtaaaaaaaatttgttggaattttttttcttattcgcacatatttatgtatgtaagtatagtaCATAATTTTCAATCTAAGGCGCTGACACTGGAATAATGCATAGTTTCCCCAACCACCAAATAAGAAATGGAGCGCAAGGGAAAAAATGaaggtcaaaaaaatataacgaaataaaaaaatatagcgaaataaaaaaaaaatataacaaaattatttctttttttattaaaagcaaaaaagttgTAATTGCGTGCATTATGATTTCGCTTAACCCCCAGTTTGTCTGGCAGGGTCGCGCATACCCATCGCAATAGACAATCCCGAAAAGTGCTGAAGCAAGCAATCATCGCCAGTAAGAAGTCAAAATGGGAGAAACTTCGAAGGGATCTAAATAGCAACCCTTCGAgtctgggctataaaattgaaaaCGCCAACTCCACAGCCGTACATCTAGACAGTGCTGCTATCAGCAAAATAGTGGGCAGGCTGTTCCCCGAGCACCCTATG
Coding sequences within:
- the LOC129253266 gene encoding zinc finger protein SNAI1, producing the protein MVRSIFSQRYNYAKIRVNEALDDVFRRIPIFPKIAKLPKLKRTYYIATPKPMVEKKNKTKAKHKKSLPSSDWYDSDSIPMTTRYELEMILDTPLMERYSGHNSKGTFSHVYWKALDADEGQTHASFTQTGNGHINNAESTMRKSQAVSSKSPSIGQPLAANISTTSSTLTTVTTSVATYQASLGGYSVKKELPEQPAQKYVHETPKSLAATRESHDFEFAVPELNKRRRNKHLEKSYECEQCHKKFDRPWVLHGHMRLHTGEKPFVCPVEACQKRFADRSNLRAHQRTKGHHNWSYQCPQCTKAFSQENYLSRHSLEACRKFLASHRNG